TCGCATTCACACTGAAGTATGGCATGAAAACGGTAGTTGAAATAGTTATATTTAGTAGAAAAACTAGGAATGAGGTCTGGACAACAATCATGGTCCCTACAGCATACATCAGCATCGCGATCATCTCCTATGTCATCATAATGTAGAGCAGTTTGTCCACGTCCGCACCATTTTGTGCCAGGAAACATCAAGAATTGGTTAACTATAGCACGCTTCTGTCTGTGGTGTTCTGTATCGGGATTATCCATGTTTCGTCTGCCTCCCTCTGTAACGTGAGGTAGATTATGGTTTATTTCGTGTTCGTCTCTCGCGCCTCTACCATCCCGACGCATACCATTTTTGACCCGAATGTACTGAAAACTGTTGTATTGATGATTTTGTTCCAATGTTTCTCTTACAAACTCGTTACACAGTTTCATagcttttttaattttcacaaaacTCCTGAAATCTTTTAATTCTTTCCGACGATGAAAATGGTGGATGGCAGATGAGCCATTCGAGGCAACACTGTTGTGATATAAATTGAAAGCATCGCCTTCCTCGACTGTTTCTGGCTTGAAAATATCATCAGATTCAGAAAATTTCTCGATAAACTGCAGAATTCTTTTAGGTTCTTTGGAATATTCACAATCTTTTATTAATCCATTTTGTAGAAGAAGTTGAATTAAATCCCGTCCATTCGTCAGCTGACGAAACTTTAACTCATACGAGGAATTCTGAAAAGCCGAAGTTTCAAGCACAAGTATTCCTTTAAAAGCAATCCGTAATTCTAGAAATTCTTTTTTcactttaatatttattaaattgttattaatatttttttcacggTCAAAAATTTGGCTTCCGTTCgtagaaaatataaaatacgTTAAAAcggaaattaaaaatatattttgtcgtTTCATTTGCatcatttttctacattttatatatttccaAAGATTTATACTATCTGTGATACATTAACTCCGTCGTTCTCTATCTCTGGATGGGATTCTACGGTTTAAATAGTCGATATCCTATTCACAATAAAACCATACGCTTTGTTACACTCGGGTAGGTCTGTGGGTTAAGGTAACTGTTAAACACATTATTACTATTATTGTATTTTGTGGTTAATATATTTTCCCCTTATGTGTCTACTTATGACTTCACATTTGAATCGGTGACAAATCAGGCAAAATGAATTAAATCCTTGTGTTAAGTAACACCTTAGGTAAAAGGATTATGTGTTAGGAGAAAAACAACGAGACCATTCCTTAGATGACTTTATAAGCCTTCTAATAAGGTGACGTTACAACTATTAGTTTACATAATGCATTTACGCATATTTTCGTAATTATACTTAGTTTGGGATATATTGCTTAgcaaaatgaatacaaattgtaTTTCTTGTTTTACGTTGTTCAACACTTTTCCATTAAAATCGGAATCAACCCGAACTTAAGAATAAGAAAATGTAATAAAGCAAAGCCGAAAAAAGTAAGACAGAGAAACAAAGTTGTCTGAATTGTACAGCTATCTTTTCACGTTTCCCCATCCCCGTAATTGAGTGGTACaatgtttgtttaaaaatagatataagaagatgtaata
The window above is part of the Mytilus edulis chromosome 6, xbMytEdul2.2, whole genome shotgun sequence genome. Proteins encoded here:
- the LOC139528008 gene encoding uncharacterized protein, with amino-acid sequence MMQMKRQNIFLISVLTYFIFSTNGSQIFDREKNINNNLINIKVKKEFLELRIAFKGILVLETSAFQNSSYELKFRQLTNGRDLIQLLLQNGLIKDCEYSKEPKRILQFIEKFSESDDIFKPETVEEGDAFNLYHNSVASNGSSAIHHFHRRKELKDFRSFVKIKKAMKLCNEFVRETLEQNHQYNSFQYIRVKNGMRRDGRGARDEHEINHNLPHVTEGGRRNMDNPDTEHHRQKRAIVNQFLMFPGTKWCGRGQTALHYDDIGDDRDADVCCRDHDCCPDLIPSFSTKYNYFNYRFHAILQCECDDKFRSCLKQSYSPMASFIGRIYFNIMGSKCFTLKKDVVCAERSWWGYCLRYDEEPVAQIKSQESFNCF